A single region of the Duganella sp. BuS-21 genome encodes:
- a CDS encoding UPF0149 family protein — protein sequence MSALLTEHEAAMSNAPLNDDEYEQLDDLLAAISPQSLDVAGLEGLLTALVAGPADVPQEAWLPLVWGGAEGKAEATALALRHYTYMQEWMRKDPASFEPIYECGGNWTAEAWCAGFLAGMQLAGQAWAPLRAQQPALLMAFQAPLNAAKVTPSVIGIHAFFHAPQPKAVKAGRNDPCPCGSGQKFKKCCGA from the coding sequence ATGTCGGCTTTACTGACCGAGCACGAAGCCGCCATGAGCAATGCACCGCTGAACGACGATGAATATGAGCAACTCGATGATCTGCTGGCCGCCATCAGCCCGCAGTCCCTGGACGTGGCCGGGCTGGAAGGCTTGCTGACCGCACTGGTGGCCGGCCCGGCCGATGTGCCGCAGGAAGCATGGCTGCCGTTGGTGTGGGGCGGCGCCGAAGGCAAGGCGGAAGCGACCGCGCTGGCGCTGCGTCACTACACCTATATGCAGGAATGGATGCGCAAAGACCCGGCCAGCTTTGAGCCGATCTACGAGTGCGGCGGCAACTGGACGGCCGAGGCATGGTGCGCCGGCTTCCTGGCCGGCATGCAGCTGGCCGGCCAGGCCTGGGCGCCGCTGCGCGCGCAGCAGCCGGCATTGCTGATGGCGTTCCAGGCGCCGCTCAACGCGGCCAAGGTCACGCCGTCCGTGATCGGCATCCACGCCTTCTTCCACGCGCCGCAGCCGAAAGCGGTCAAGGCCGGACGCAACGACCCCTGCCCTTGCGGCAGCGGCCAGAAATTCAAGAAGTGCTGCGGCGCCTGA